In the genome of Denticeps clupeoides chromosome 13, fDenClu1.1, whole genome shotgun sequence, one region contains:
- the LOC114802084 gene encoding MAU2 chromatid cohesion factor homolog, with protein sequence MASSGESPEPWYLALLGFAEHFRTSSPPKIRLCVHCLQAVFQFKPPQRIEARTHLQLGSVLYHHTKNSELARNHLEKAWYISQQISQFEDVKFEAASLLSELYCQQNLVDSAKPLLRKAIQISQQTPYWHCRLLFQLAQLHTLEKDLVSACDLLGVGAEYARVVGSEYTRALFLLSKGMLLLMERKLQEVHPLLTLCGQIVENWQGNPIQKESLRVFFLVLQVTHYLDAGQVKSVKPCLKQLQQCIQTISTLHDDEILPSNPADLFHWLPKEHMCVLVYLVTVMHSMQAGYLEKAQKYTDKALMQLEKLKMLDSSPILSSFQVILLEHIIMCRLVTGHKATALQEISQICQLCHQSPRIFSNHAAQLHTLLGLYCISVNCMDNAEAQFTAALRLTTHQELWTFIVTNLASVYIREGNRQQELYSLLERINPDHNFPVSSHCLRAAAFYIRGLLSFFQGRYNEAKRFLRETLKMSNAEDLNRLTACSLVLLGHIFYVLGNHRESNNMVVPAMQLASKIPDMSVQLWSSALLKDLNKACGNTMDAHEAAQMHQNFSQQLLQDHIAACSLPEHNLISWTDGPPPVQFQAQNGPTTSLASLL encoded by the exons ATGGCGTCTAGTGGGGAGTCTCCGGAACCGTGGTATTTGGCTTTGCTGGGCTTTGCAGAACACTTTCGTACGTCAAGTCCGCCGAAAATTCGCCTTTGTGTACACTGCCTACAAGCAGTCTTCCAGTTTAAGCCGCCGCAGCGGATTGAAGCGAGGACCCACCTCCAGCTCGGTTCGGTGCTGTACCATCACACGAAGAACAGTGAGCTCGCCCGGAACCACCTGGAGAAAGCG tggtaCATTTCTCAGCAA ATTTCACAATTCGAGGATGTTAAATTTGAAGCTGCCAGTCTTCTGTCTGAGCTCTACTGCCAACAG aatCTCGTGGACTCTGCTAAGCCTTTATTGCGGAAAGCCATTCAAATCTCTCAGCAGACTCCCTACTGGCACTGTCGGCTTCTCTTTCAGCTCGCT CAATTGCACACACTAGAAAAGGACCTTGTGTCAGCCTGTGACCTGCTAGGTGTTGGGGCAGAATATGCTCGAGTGGTGGGATCAGAGTACACCAG AGCCCTTTTCCTACTGAGTAAAGGAATG CTCTTACTGATGGAGAGGAAGCTACAGGAGGTGCACCCACTGCTTACACTATGTGGGCAGATTGTCGAAAACTGGCAAGGAAACCCAATACAGAAAGAATCTCTGAGGGTTTTCTTCCTGGTGCTGCAGGTGACACACTACTTGGATGCTGGTCAG GTGAAGAGTGTAAAGCCATGTTTAAAACAACTCCAGCAGTGCATTCAGACCATCTCGACACTTCATGATGATGAAATTCTACCCAGCAACCCTGCAGACCTTTTCCATTGGTTACCCAAGGAACACATGTGTGTGCTGGTCTACCTG gttACAGTCATGCACTCCATGCAGGCAGGGTATTTGGAGAAAGCACAGAAGTACACAGACAAAGCACTGATGCAGCTTGAAAAGCTCAAAA TGCTTGACTCCAGCCCCATCCTGTCATCCTTCCAAGTCATCCTTCTTGAGCACATCATCATGTGTCGTCTTGTCACAGGTCACAAAGCAACTGCATTGCAAGAG ATCTCCCAGATCTGCCAGCTGTGTCACCAGTCTCCAAGGATATTTTCCAACCATGCAGCCCAACTTCACACTCTGTTG GGCTTGTACTGCATCTCTGTGAACTGTATGGACAACGCAGAGGCTCAGTTCACTGCAGCCCTAAGG CTGACCACACATCAAGAGCTATGGACATTTATTGTGACAAACTTGGCAAGTGTCTATATTAGGGAGGGTAACAGGCAGCAGGAG CTTTACAGCCTCTTGGAAAGGATCAACCCAGATCACAATTTTCCAGTGAG CTCACATTGTCTCAGAGCAGCCGCCTTTTATATTCGAGGTCTGCTGTCTTTTTTCCAAGGACGTTACAATGAAGCCAA GCGGTTCTTAAGAGAGACTCTGAAGATGTCTAATGCAGAAGACTTGAACCGATTGACTGCGTGCTCCCTTGTGCTACTTGGGCACATTTTCTATGTGCTGGGAAACCATAGA GAAAGCAATAACATGGTGGTACCTGCCATGCAGTTGGCCAGTAAGATCCCAGACATGTCTGTACAGCTATGGTCTTCAGCACTGCTGAAAG ATTTGAACAAGGCTTGTGGGAACACCATGGATGCCCATGAGGCAGCTCAAATGCACCAGAACTTTTCCCAGCAACTGCTTCAAGATCACATCGCAGCCTGCAGCCTGCCAGAGCACAACCTCATCAGT TGGACTGATGGGCCACCACCCGTCCAGTTCCAAGCCCAGAATGGACCAACCACCAGCCTGGCCAGCCTGCTATAG